One stretch of Rhipicephalus sanguineus isolate Rsan-2018 chromosome 10, BIME_Rsan_1.4, whole genome shotgun sequence DNA includes these proteins:
- the LOC119406643 gene encoding zinc finger protein 836, which produces MPVIVSSQSLSQENFDNVSDRPSSVTVSNLSAEVAVNSSSCDEATSKTTDDVSGMVTYASAKSIMGPSTLSCQYCPFVAKHRSVLALHLRIHSNERPYKCDVCGLTFKRKDHIKYHRRIHTGMPFIVSCQSLSKEIVGDLPSSPSSAAVSSFPARVDEAKASSCEEATSDTTDDISGAVTYASAEFLTVANTLRCQYCPYVAKYPSALAVHLQTHSNERPYKCDVCGQAFKLKKYVENHKRIHTEQVSMGIFWKIGSLYFTVTSFYIIDTSTQGA; this is translated from the exons ATGCCTGTCATTGTTTCCAGCCAGTCATTATCCCAGGAAAATTTTGACAACGTATCTGATCGTCCATCTTCAGTCACAGTGTCAAACTTGTCAGCCGAAGTTGCAGTGAATTCCTCGTCGTGTGATGAAGCTACGAGCAAGACCACTGATGACGTTTCAGGAATGGTCACCTATGCCAGTGCCAAATCCATAATGGGACCAAGTACTCTGAGCTGCCAATACTGTCCTTTTGTGGCAAAGCACCGGAGTGTACTGGCGCTTCACCTGCGAATACACTCGAACGAGCGGCCATACAAGTGTGATGTGTGCGGCCTGACGTTCAAGCGGAAAGATCACATTAAGTACCATCGGCGCATTCATACGG GTATGCCCTTCATTGTGTCCTGCCAATCATTATCCAAGGAAATTGTCGGCGACTTACCTAGCAGCCCATCTTCAGCCGCAGTTTCAAGCTTCCCAGCCAGAGTGGATGAAGCGAAGGCCTCCTCGTGTGAGGAAGCTACGAGTGATACCACCGATGACATTTCAGGAGCGGTCACCTATGCTAGTGCTGAATTCCTAACGGTAGCAAATACTCTCAGGTGCCAGTACTGTCCTTACGTGGCCAAGTACCCGAGTGCCCTCGCAGTTCACCTCCAAACCCACTCGAACGAGCGGCCATACAAGTGCGACGTGTGCGGCCAggcgttcaaattgaaaaagtACGTTGAGAACCACAAGCGCATTCATACTG AGCAGGTGTCCATGGGCATTTTCTGGAAAATTGggtcactatatttcactgtgACCAGTTTCTACATCATAGACACCTCAACTCAAGGTGCATGA